TGTCACCTCATGATGCAAAGCGATAACTGAAATATTTTGGTTCGATCGCAATATACTGGTAGGGGCGCACAGCTGTGCGCCCCTACTACGGATTGTGTATTTCATGCTACCAAAGGCTATGACTACCATTGCCCAAACCGATCGCCTCACGATTCGTAGCTGGATTCCTGAAGAGGATGCAGAATCGGCTTTTCAAATTTATAGCGATCCAGAAGTGACGCGATTTATTAAAACTAAAACTACTAGTACTGAAGACGCAATTAAACTACTTCAACGCTGGGTAATATTATCGACTCAACTTAATGGTGGAGGCTTTTGGGCAGTTGTAAGTAAAGCAACGCCTGAAATTCTCGGTACGATTATTCTCATTCCCTTGCGAGATGAAGCAGAACAATGGACACAAGATTATGAAATCGGTTGGCATCTCAAGAAGTCTGCTTGGGGAAATGGATACGCCACGGAAGCAGCCAGGGCAATTCTTAACTATGGATTTAATATTCTAAAATTACCCACAATCTACTCAGTTGCTAGACCCGAAAATACAACTTCAATTCGCGTGATGCAAAGATTGAACATGATACCAATTGGACGGACTCATAAATACTACAAGATGGAACTTGAGATGTTTAAATTGGGCAAACTCACATAACAGATACTTAGCGCTGGAACTAGTAATGGTTAAGGCAGGAGACAGAAGACAGAAGTAGTTTTTCTCCCCCAGCTCCCTCAACTCTCTTCCCTGCTCCCTGACAACTAAATAATCAGTTACATTAAAAGATTGTTGCAGCAAAGGGGAGAAGAGAATGTCGTCTGTAAAACCCACAATCTTAGTTACTGGTGGAGCGGGATATATTGGTTCCCATGCAGTATTAGCACTCAAACGAGCTGGATACGGCGTAGTCGTTCTCGATAACCTAGTCTACGGTCATCGCGATTTAGTCGAACAGGTTTTACAAGTGGATTTGATTGTTGGTGATATTAACGATCGCCCCTTACTAGACGAATTATTTGCTAAGTACGACATCGCCGCTGTCATGCACTTTTCTGCTTATGCATATGTGGGCGAATCTGTCACGACCCCAGATAAATATTATCGTAATAACGTCGTTGCCACGCTCACCTTACTAGAGGCAATGCAGGCTGCATCGATCGATAAATTCGTCTTCTCGTCTACTTGCGCTACCTACGGCGTACCCAAAACAGTACCGATCCCCGAAGACCATCCCCAAAGCCCAATTAACCCCTACGGTGCAACTAAATTGATGGTAGAGCGAATTTTGACGGATTTTGATGTTGCCTATGGCTTAAAATCTGTCTGTTTTCGCTATTTTAATGCTGCTGGTGCAGATCCAACCGGATTGTTAGGAGAAGACCACGATCCAGAAACTCATCTAATTCCTTTGGTACTGCAAACAGCTTTAGGTAAACGCCAGTCTGTCTCAATTTTTGGGACTGATTACGATACTCCTGATGGAACTTGTATTCGCGATTACATCCACGTTAGCGATTTAGCCGATGCTCATATTCTGGGCGTGGAATATCTGTTACAAGGTGGAGATTCAACAATTTTTAATTTAGGTAACGGTAATGGTTTTTCAGTTAGAGAAATCATCGATACTGCCAAGCAAGTTACGGGAAGAGAAATTAAAGTTGTAGAAAGCGATCGCCGCGCTGGAGATCCGCCTGCACTCGTCGGTAGTGGTGAAAAAGCCAGAAAAATTCTGGGTTGGAATCCCCAATATCCAGAGATAGATAAAATTATCAGTCATGCTTGGAACTGGCATCAAAAACGACACGCATAATAACTGAATAGCGTCATCGAGATGAATTATTTGTTGCGTTAGGAGCGGTCGCCGGAGCGAGTTGTCGAGACCATCTCCGCGATCGCTTTCACCAATTCATCAGGGTCTATAGGTTTAGGCAAATGCAACTGAAATCCTGCGGTAATTGCTTTTTGTTGGTCGTATTCTCCAGCATAAGCAGTTAGGGCAATTGCAGGAATTGACAGCGATCGAGACTGCATTATATTTTTGACTTTTTCTAGGAACATATAACCATCTATCAGCGGCATCCCAATATCGCTCAAAATGATATCCGGCATTTGTTGAGACAAAGCCACTAATGCATCTTCTGCCGAACTCACGACCGTCGCTTCTGCTCCATGCTGTTGTAACACGCAAGTCACATACTCTCGCATATCTGGATCGTCGTCTACTGCTAGTACGCGCACGCCTTGCAGTGGTAATTGCTGACTATTGGATGGCGAGTGATGCATCTCCCGATTCCCGACTCCTGACTCCCGACTCCCTTCCAACACAGGTAATGTCACAGTAAACGTAGCTCCCTGTCCTTCCCCCAGACTCTCTACCCCAACCGTACCACCGTGTAACTCTACCAAGTGACGTACAATCGCCAGTCCTAAACCCAATCCGCCAAAAGTCCGAGTTGTACTGCTATCGGCTTGGCGAAAGTAATCGAATACATAAGGCAGAAAATCAGGACTAATGCCTTTGCCAGTGTCGGAAACTTGGATTTGGACAGATTTTTGGGAGTCGGGAGTGGGAGAGTGGGAGTCGGGATTCGGAAGTTGAAGTGAAATCTCTACCCGTCCGCCAGCAGGAGTAAATTTAACCGCATTAGATATCAGATTCCATACCACCTGTTGCAATCGTCCTGAGTCCCCTAGAACTAGGGGAGTCGGGAAGTTTTGGATTTTAGATTTTGGATTTTGGATTGTAATTGCTGCTTCCTTGTCTCCCTTGTCCCCCTTGTCCCCCTTGTCTTTCCCAGCTCGTCCCTGCTCCCAGCTCGTCCCTGCTCCCTCAAAAACTAAATGAATCTGCTTCGCTTCAGCACTTAGTTGCACCGTTTCCATTGCAGCGAGGATCGTGCTGACTAGATTCACAGGAGCAAATTTTAACGCGAGTTTGCCTCGGAGAATGCGGGAGACATCAAGCAGATCGTCTACGAGTTGGGCTTGGAGTTTAGCATTGCGCTCGATAGTTTCTAAGGCGCGGTTTCTGGCTGCTTCATTATATTGACGCGATCGCAACAGTTTTGCCCAACCGAGGATCGGGTTGAGGGGCGATCGCAATTCGTGGGATAGTACGGCTAAAAATTCATCTTTAATCCGATTTGCGGATTCTGCTACCTCTCTTGCCACTTGTTCAGCAGCGTACAATCGCGATCGCTCTAAAGCTTGGGCGCATTGCCGTGCAAGTGTCATCATAAAGGCACGTTCTGCCACATCGAAATCGCGGGGCTGGTTGAAACTTAGCCCTAAAGAACCGATTGTTCGCCCTTCGATTGTCAATGGTAAGCTGGCAATTGCTTGAGAACCAGAAGCAATATATGTATCTGCGAGACTCGGATAAAGCTGTTGATATTCAGCAGGCGATCGCGCGATGACCATTTCCCCGGTGCGGATTGTATCGGTGAGGGGAAGGGGTGTCGTTAGCGGAACGCGCCGATAGGGGGCAATTTCTGCTTCCTGGTAGCCAATCGAGCAGACAATCTCTACCGTTTTACCATTTTTATGCAGCAAACCGATCCAGCCTCTTGTGGCATTGAAGGCAGCTAGTCCTTGATGCAGTAAAATTTCTCTGACTTGCTCTGTCGTCAATGCTTGAGCTAGAGCCGCAGTCAAATTTTGTAATTGGTAAACTCGCTGGATATTTAACTCTGCAAGTTGACGTGCTGCTTGCTCTTGCTGCAACAGGCGATCGCGCTCTAGTTCGGCACGTTTGCGATCGGTCATATCGCTGACTAAAGAGACAAACCCCTCTACCTGTCCTCGACTGTCGAACTGAGGAATATAGACTGCTTCGATGTAACGCACTCCGCCATCTTGATAGGGAACTTGACTTTCGTATCTAACTGCTCGTCCTGCTAGTGCTTGCTCTACATAAGGGCGAATCTTCTCGTAAGCAGCTTCGCCTAAGACTTGCCGTATATGCCTGCCACAAATTTCTGTAGCGGGATGACCGAACCATTGTTCGTAGGTCCGATTCACAAAGCGATAGCGCTGGTTAAGATCGACATAGGCAATCAGCGCGGGTACGGTGTTGGTAATTAGGCTTAATTCAGCTTCCCGTTGACTCAGTGATGTTTGAGTTTGTTTGAGTTGAGTGATATCGACTACAGTTGCACCTACACCCAATGTCTGTCCGTTTGCCAGACAAACGGGATAAAAATTGACCAGAGAATGGCGATAAACTCCTGGGGAATTTGTTTCACCGCTAAGTTCTTGATTAAGCAGTGGCTCTCCCGTTTGCATCACTTGCCGCAAAACTGGTTCTAGCGTATCGCCCCACGCTGGTAGCACTTCTCGCACGCTGCGATGGAAGTGGT
This window of the Chroococcidiopsis thermalis PCC 7203 genome carries:
- the galE gene encoding UDP-glucose 4-epimerase GalE is translated as MSSVKPTILVTGGAGYIGSHAVLALKRAGYGVVVLDNLVYGHRDLVEQVLQVDLIVGDINDRPLLDELFAKYDIAAVMHFSAYAYVGESVTTPDKYYRNNVVATLTLLEAMQAASIDKFVFSSTCATYGVPKTVPIPEDHPQSPINPYGATKLMVERILTDFDVAYGLKSVCFRYFNAAGADPTGLLGEDHDPETHLIPLVLQTALGKRQSVSIFGTDYDTPDGTCIRDYIHVSDLADAHILGVEYLLQGGDSTIFNLGNGNGFSVREIIDTAKQVTGREIKVVESDRRAGDPPALVGSGEKARKILGWNPQYPEIDKIISHAWNWHQKRHA
- a CDS encoding GNAT family N-acetyltransferase encodes the protein MTTIAQTDRLTIRSWIPEEDAESAFQIYSDPEVTRFIKTKTTSTEDAIKLLQRWVILSTQLNGGGFWAVVSKATPEILGTIILIPLRDEAEQWTQDYEIGWHLKKSAWGNGYATEAARAILNYGFNILKLPTIYSVARPENTTSIRVMQRLNMIPIGRTHKYYKMELEMFKLGKLT
- a CDS encoding PAS domain-containing protein, with translation MPKVTRSQIASYGVAILAVMLALALMLGLDSWLGMTKTPFLLFYGAVAIAAWYGGLKPGIVATVLSILFSNYFFHYPTYTFIVDLPDLLRLGLFALQGVMISYLCEELRIAKHRAEIDRQREQKAKDRAEAMQQRLAFLDLANTVLTSSLDYETTLRSVVELTIPKFADLCTVDILPADMAINPLAAVQAKDPNRADLVRQLTATYPLDLNDQTHPITRVFHTGRSELIPEVTDANYVAMARDAEQLKFFRQLGIKSAICVPLIAGREVFGVLSLMLTTSQRHYCNEDLTLAEELGRRVGLAMENSRLHRQLKQAMQRQEATLALIDTWLASSPVGLAFLDTDLRYVHVNQALADINGIPLKDHFHRSVREVLPAWGDTLEPVLRQVMQTGEPLLNQELSGETNSPGVYRHSLVNFYPVCLANGQTLGVGATVVDITQLKQTQTSLSQREAELSLITNTVPALIAYVDLNQRYRFVNRTYEQWFGHPATEICGRHIRQVLGEAAYEKIRPYVEQALAGRAVRYESQVPYQDGGVRYIEAVYIPQFDSRGQVEGFVSLVSDMTDRKRAELERDRLLQQEQAARQLAELNIQRVYQLQNLTAALAQALTTEQVREILLHQGLAAFNATRGWIGLLHKNGKTVEIVCSIGYQEAEIAPYRRVPLTTPLPLTDTIRTGEMVIARSPAEYQQLYPSLADTYIASGSQAIASLPLTIEGRTIGSLGLSFNQPRDFDVAERAFMMTLARQCAQALERSRLYAAEQVAREVAESANRIKDEFLAVLSHELRSPLNPILGWAKLLRSRQYNEAARNRALETIERNAKLQAQLVDDLLDVSRILRGKLALKFAPVNLVSTILAAMETVQLSAEAKQIHLVFEGAGTSWEQGRAGKDKGDKGDKGDKEAAITIQNPKSKIQNFPTPLVLGDSGRLQQVVWNLISNAVKFTPAGGRVEISLQLPNPDSHSPTPDSQKSVQIQVSDTGKGISPDFLPYVFDYFRQADSSTTRTFGGLGLGLAIVRHLVELHGGTVGVESLGEGQGATFTVTLPVLEGSRESGVGNREMHHSPSNSQQLPLQGVRVLAVDDDPDMREYVTCVLQQHGAEATVVSSAEDALVALSQQMPDIILSDIGMPLIDGYMFLEKVKNIMQSRSLSIPAIALTAYAGEYDQQKAITAGFQLHLPKPIDPDELVKAIAEMVSTTRSGDRS